The proteins below are encoded in one region of Hordeum vulgare subsp. vulgare chromosome 3H, MorexV3_pseudomolecules_assembly, whole genome shotgun sequence:
- the LOC123445441 gene encoding protein ACCELERATED CELL DEATH 6-like: MTAVATAPTMHPELLKAACHGSCRELTNLLNGGAADVPIEVVVDIDHPGTVRSPPSSLLLEGVTPDGDTALHVVAAYGYLKKARAVYDKAPHLLGARNSGGSTPLHCAARAGHAPMAALLVELARGEEVAGEDGRVTTLVRMQNELRETALHEAVRAGHMLTVAELMTADPFLARVPDSGTSPLFLAVSLRHEQIVRELYQRDKKLSYSGPDGQNALHAAVLRSRDMTKLLLSWNKELTKKRDQHGNTPLHFAVSLETGTRGMLPQYAVPVVNGTSITSFLNVVGTPMDLTMHILEADAYSAYQPDEEGSFPIHVAALAGRLSSVIILLLKCPGCASLRDTHGRTFLHVAVMKKRYDIVRYACQTPMFSSIMNKQDNEGNTALHLAVEVGDWWGFTCLFANKEVDLNLPNNKQHTPREISVSSTPTGLYCLLHSRILIQQALISADATLQICRRDNMKKGPSTQSDVKIDAVISNSTQFLGLGLVLITTMAFGAAFALPGGYRADDHPKGGTPTLSTDKVFQGFLMANALAFICSSLAVLSLVFAGTPTVEIPMRYMHYNISIWLSFNGVLSLGTAFVLAIYIMITPIISGTAIMVMVVFSSLEILYMPSLVEKIVKFMIVVCGRVGILPVMLRSEMPKVMLLTIWPLMVIFGWQEYAWRHMWHYVPVAQKLVT, from the exons ATGACTGCGGTGGCAACCGCCCCTACCATGCATCCCGAGCTGCTCAAGGCGGCATGCCATGGCAGCTGCAGGGAACTGACGAACCTTCTGAACGGAGGAGCGGCCGACGTGCCTATTGAGGTCGTTGTCGACATCGACCACCCCGGCACCGTGCGCTCACCACCATCGTCCTTGCTCCTGGAAGGGGTCACCCCAGACGGGGACACCGCACTCCACGTCGTAGCAGCCTACGGGTACCTGAAGAAAGCCAGGGCAGTCTACGACAAGGCGCCGCACCTCTTGGGCGCACGCAACAGTGGCGGCAGCACGCCGTTGCACTGCGCCGCCAGGGCCGGCCATGCCCCGATGGCCGCTCTCCTTGTTGAGCTGGCAAGAGGGGAAGAGGTCGCTGGTGAAGATGGGAGGGTGACGACGCTGGTGAGGATGCAGAACGAGCTCAGGGAGACAGCCCTGCATGAGGCGGTTCGCGCTGGTCACATGCTCACGGTGGCTGAGCTGATGACGGCGGACCCGTTCCTCGCTCGCGTTCCGGACAGCGGGACCTCGCCCTTGTTCCTTGCCGTCTCTCTGCGACATGAACAAATCGTGCGGGAGCTCTACCAGAGAGACAAGAAGTTGTCATACTCCGGGCCAGATGGACAGAATGCTCTTCATGCTGCAGTTCTTCGAAGCAGAG ATATGACAAAATTACTACTGAGCTGGAACAAGGAGCTTACTAAAAAGCGAGACCAACATGGAAATACACCTCTACACTTTGCGGTATCATTAGAAACTGGCACACGTGGTATGCTTCCCCAATATGCCGTGCCCGTGGTAAATGGAACCAGCATTACAAGTTTTCTGAACGTAGTGGGAACACCAATGGACCTTACCATGCATATATTGGAGGCGGATGCATATTCAGCATATCAACCGGACGAAGAAGGGTCATTCCCCATACATGTCGCTGCATTAGCGGGGAGACTTTCATCTGTCATCATCTTACTTTTAAAGTGTCCAGGTTGCGCCAGCTTACGTGACACCCATGGGAGAACTTTTCTCCATGTTGCTGTCATGAAGAAAAGATATGATATAGTTCGGTATGCCTGCCAGACACCCATGTTTTCTTCAATTATGAACAAGCAAGATAATGAAGGAAACACTGCATTACATCTAGCTGTAGAGGTTGGGGATTGGTGGGGTTTCACTTGTCTCTTCGCAAACAAAGAAGTAGATTTGAATCTACCAAACAACAAGCAACATACCCCGAGAGAAATTTCAGTTAGCAGTACTCCGACCGGGTTATACTGCCTGCTG CACTCACGGATTTTGATACAACAAGCTCTAATATCTGCTGATGCTACACTTCAGATTTGTCGGCGGGATAACATGAAAAAAGGACCTAGTACCCAATCTGATGTTAAGATTGATGCTGTAATATCAAACTCAACGCAATTTCTCGGCCTTGGCTTAGTATTAATTACAACAATGGCTTTTGGTGCTGCTTTTGCCTTACCTGGGGGTTACAGAGCTGATGATCACCCTAAGGGAGGAACACCAACTCTGTCTACCGATAAAGTATTCCAAGGATTCTTGATGGCGAATGCATTGGCATTTATATGCTCGTCCTTAGCCGTCCTAAGCCTTGTGTTTGCAGGAACACCCACAGTCGAAATACCCATGCGCTACATGCACTACAATATATCCATATGGTTATCTTTCAATGGAGTCTTATCTTTGGGGACGGCCTTCGTATTGGCTATATACATCATGATCACCCCAATTATTTCTGGAACTGCTATTATGGTCATGGTGGTGTTTTCTTCCTTAGAAATCCTCTACATGCCATCATTAGTTGAGAAGATTGTTAAATTCATGATAGTGGTATGTGGTAGAGTAGGAATATTGCCAGTAATGCTAAGATCAGAGATGCCAAAGGTAATGTTGCTTACAATTTGGCCCCTCATGGTAATCTTTGGATGGCAAGAATACGCATGGCGACACATGTGGCATTATGTACCTGTAGCACAGAAACTGGTCACTTGA